From a region of the Streptomyces sp. NBC_01454 genome:
- a CDS encoding DUF7144 family membrane protein, which yields MASRKQTVGGWTAFAAVLMIFGGAMTLLEGISAIAKDNVFVTTTNYVFSFNLTGWGWIHLILGLVILLAGIALLSSGAAWARVVGVIVAGLSALANFLWIPHYPFWAIVLIAIDIFIIWALCAGDHRHAVAV from the coding sequence ATGGCCTCTCGGAAGCAGACTGTGGGCGGATGGACCGCATTCGCCGCAGTCCTCATGATCTTCGGTGGCGCGATGACCCTCCTGGAGGGCATCTCCGCCATCGCCAAGGACAACGTCTTCGTCACCACGACGAACTACGTCTTCTCCTTCAACCTCACCGGATGGGGCTGGATCCATCTCATCCTGGGCCTCGTCATCCTGCTGGCGGGCATCGCCCTGCTGAGCAGCGGCGCGGCCTGGGCGAGGGTGGTCGGTGTGATCGTCGCGGGCCTCAGCGCGCTCGCGAACTTCCTGTGGATCCCCCACTACCCGTTCTGGGCGATCGTGCTGATCGCCATCGACATCTTCATCATCTGGGCGCTGTGTGCCGGAGACCACCGCCACGCCGTCGCCGTCTGA
- a CDS encoding DUF2252 domain-containing protein, with protein MASGPTAQERADAGRALRSEVPRSRHEEFSPAPDRADPVDLIERQSALRLPELVPLRYGRMLESPFRFYRGAAAIMAADLATTPSTGLTAQLCGDAHLLNFRLLASPERHLMFDINDFDETLPGPWEWDVKRLAASFAIAGRQNGFGEPERAGILRAVGASYREQMRRYATMRTLEVWYAHADMAEVEAEEDRELGARGRAGLSRMIEDAHAHDTLQAFRKLTRRSGGEVRIAADPPLIVPLRELLPGAEGDRLAGTLGDLITGYGRSLRADHRRLLEQYRVVDMARKVVGVGSVGTRCWIMLLLGKDSDDPLLLQAKEAGESVLAPYAGPSRQDNEGARVVAGQRMMQAASDIFLGWQQTTGIDGHPRDFYVRQLRDWKGILQTDAMAPIGMRRFAVRCGATLARAHARSGDRIAIGAYLGSGTVFDEALALFAERYADQNARDHQALVAAVRSGRVRAESG; from the coding sequence ATGGCCTCCGGACCCACCGCACAGGAACGCGCGGACGCGGGCAGGGCACTTCGCTCCGAAGTGCCCCGCTCGCGTCATGAGGAGTTCAGCCCGGCGCCGGACCGTGCCGACCCGGTGGACCTCATCGAGCGGCAATCGGCCCTCCGCCTGCCGGAGTTGGTCCCCCTGCGCTACGGGCGGATGCTGGAGTCACCGTTCCGGTTCTACCGCGGCGCGGCCGCCATCATGGCCGCGGATCTGGCCACGACACCGTCGACGGGGCTGACGGCCCAGCTGTGCGGGGATGCCCATCTGCTGAACTTCCGGCTGCTGGCCTCCCCCGAGCGTCATCTGATGTTCGACATCAACGACTTCGACGAGACCCTGCCCGGCCCCTGGGAGTGGGACGTCAAACGGCTGGCGGCCAGCTTCGCCATCGCGGGCCGCCAGAACGGCTTCGGCGAGCCGGAGCGGGCCGGCATCCTCCGGGCCGTCGGGGCTTCCTACCGGGAGCAGATGCGCCGGTACGCCACGATGCGGACCCTGGAGGTCTGGTACGCGCACGCCGACATGGCCGAGGTCGAGGCCGAGGAGGACCGGGAGCTGGGCGCCAGGGGCCGTGCGGGGCTGTCCCGGATGATCGAGGACGCCCATGCGCACGACACCCTGCAGGCGTTCCGCAAGCTGACCCGGCGCAGCGGCGGCGAGGTGCGGATCGCCGCGGATCCGCCGCTGATCGTGCCGCTGCGCGAGCTGCTGCCGGGCGCCGAGGGGGACCGGCTGGCCGGCACCCTCGGGGATCTCATCACCGGCTACGGCCGCAGTCTGCGCGCGGACCACCGCAGGCTGCTGGAGCAGTACCGGGTCGTCGACATGGCCCGCAAGGTCGTCGGCGTCGGCAGCGTGGGCACCCGCTGCTGGATCATGCTGCTGCTCGGCAAGGACTCCGACGACCCGCTGCTGCTGCAGGCCAAGGAGGCCGGCGAATCGGTGCTCGCCCCGTACGCCGGGCCGAGCCGGCAGGACAACGAGGGGGCCCGGGTCGTGGCCGGCCAGCGGATGATGCAGGCCGCCAGCGACATCTTCCTCGGCTGGCAGCAGACCACCGGCATCGACGGGCACCCCCGCGATTTCTATGTGCGCCAGCTGCGCGACTGGAAGGGCATCCTGCAGACGGACGCCATGGCGCCGATCGGCATGCGGCGGTTCGCGGTGCGCTGCGGCGCCACACTGGCCCGCGCGCACGCCAGGTCGGGCGACCGGATCGCGATCGGCGCGTACCTCGGCTCGGGCACGGTCTTCGACGAGGCGCTGGCACTGTTCGCGGAGCGCTACGCGGACCAGAACGCGCGCGACCACCAGGCGCTGGTGGCGGCGGTCCGTTCGGGCCGCGTCCGGGCCGAGTCCGGCTGA
- the aroQ gene encoding type II 3-dehydroquinate dehydratase, whose amino-acid sequence MPNPDADHASAAPVLVLNGPNLNLLGLREPEIYGRDTFADIEALCHRTATAHGLRADVRQSNHEGVLIDAVQEARTAHRGIVINPAGYSHTSVALRDALAAADVPIVEVHLSNIHRREEFRHFSYVSGVADAVICGAGAHGYALALAHLARLVDTA is encoded by the coding sequence ATGCCGAACCCGGACGCCGACCACGCCTCCGCCGCCCCCGTCCTGGTCCTCAACGGGCCCAATCTCAATCTGCTCGGACTGCGTGAGCCCGAGATCTACGGGCGGGACACCTTCGCCGACATCGAGGCGCTGTGCCACCGCACCGCCACCGCGCACGGACTGCGGGCCGATGTGCGGCAGAGCAACCACGAGGGCGTCCTCATCGACGCCGTGCAGGAGGCACGGACCGCGCACCGCGGGATCGTGATCAATCCGGCCGGCTACAGCCACACCTCCGTGGCCCTGCGCGACGCGCTGGCCGCGGCGGACGTCCCGATCGTCGAGGTGCATCTGTCGAACATTCACCGGCGGGAGGAGTTCCGGCACTTCTCCTATGTGTCCGGGGTCGCCGACGCGGTGATCTGCGGGGCGGGGGCCCACGGCTATGCGCTGGCGCTGGCCCATCTGGCCCGTCTGGTGGACACGGCCTGA
- a CDS encoding phosphoketolase family protein codes for MPDAAPTASAAAAEDTADTAPGPLGADELHALDAHWRAANYLAAGQIYLMANPLLTVPLRPEHIKPRLLGHWGTSPGLNLVHTHLNRVIKARELDALCVWGPGHGGPAVVANSWLDGTYAETYPDVTRDEAGMVRLFRQFSFPGGIPSHVAPETPGSIHEGGELGYSLTHAYGAAFDNPELLVACVVGDGEAETGPLAASWHATKFLDPVHDGAVLPVLHLNGYKIANPAVLARIPQDELDDLLRGYGHEPLHVTGDDPAAVHQALAAAMDHALDRIADIQRRARTEGVTERPRWPMIVLRTPKGWTGPHEVDGQPVEGTWRAHQVPLPGVRDDAGHLRQLEDWLRSYRPDELFDAGGRPRPEVLACVPEGPRRLGASPHANGGVLLRDLPLPPLERFAVEVTARGGALHEPTRVLGGLLEAVMEATAQRRDFRVVGPDETASNRLEALYEATGKAWQAERLDTDEHLAHDGRVMEVLSEHLCQGWLEGYLLTGRHGLFSSYEAFAHIVDSMVNQHIKWLRTCRRLPWRRPVASLNYLLTSHVWRQDHNGFSHQDPGFVDHILNKSPEVVRVYLPPDANTLLAVADHVLRSRDYVNVMVAGKQPSFDWLTLDEARAHCARGAGAWEWAGTEDGSSPPDVVLACAGDVPTLETLAAAALLRRRLPELAVRVVNVVDMARLLTPGEHPHGMPDAEYDALFTRDRPVIFAYHGYPWLIHRLGYRRAGHENLHVRGYKEEGTTTTPFDMVVRNDLDRFRLVMDVVDRVPGLGVRAVALRQEMADARTRHHAWIREHGTDLPEVAGWTWSG; via the coding sequence ATGCCCGACGCGGCCCCCACAGCAAGCGCAGCAGCCGCAGAAGACACCGCAGACACCGCGCCGGGCCCCCTCGGCGCCGATGAGCTGCACGCCCTCGACGCCCATTGGCGGGCCGCCAACTACCTGGCCGCCGGGCAGATCTATCTGATGGCCAACCCGCTGCTGACCGTCCCCCTGCGCCCCGAGCACATCAAGCCGCGGCTGCTGGGCCACTGGGGCACCTCGCCCGGTCTGAACCTCGTGCACACCCATCTCAACCGCGTCATCAAGGCCCGCGAGCTGGACGCCCTGTGCGTCTGGGGGCCGGGGCACGGCGGCCCCGCCGTGGTGGCCAATTCCTGGCTGGACGGCACGTACGCCGAGACCTACCCCGATGTCACCCGGGACGAGGCCGGCATGGTCCGGCTGTTCCGGCAGTTCTCCTTCCCCGGCGGGATCCCCAGCCATGTCGCTCCGGAGACCCCGGGCTCGATCCACGAGGGCGGCGAGCTCGGCTACTCCCTCACCCATGCCTATGGCGCGGCGTTCGACAACCCGGAGCTGCTGGTCGCCTGTGTGGTCGGCGACGGCGAGGCGGAGACCGGGCCGCTCGCCGCGTCCTGGCACGCCACGAAGTTCCTGGACCCGGTGCACGACGGCGCGGTGCTGCCCGTCCTGCACCTCAACGGCTACAAGATCGCCAACCCGGCGGTGCTCGCCCGGATCCCGCAGGACGAGCTGGATGACCTGCTGCGCGGCTACGGTCACGAGCCGCTCCATGTCACCGGCGACGACCCGGCAGCGGTCCACCAGGCGCTGGCCGCCGCGATGGACCACGCCCTGGACCGCATCGCCGACATCCAGCGCCGGGCCCGCACGGAGGGCGTCACGGAGCGCCCCCGCTGGCCCATGATCGTGCTGCGCACACCCAAGGGCTGGACCGGTCCGCACGAGGTCGACGGACAGCCGGTCGAGGGCACGTGGCGCGCCCACCAGGTCCCGCTGCCCGGCGTACGGGACGACGCCGGGCATCTGCGGCAGCTGGAGGACTGGCTGCGCTCCTACCGCCCGGACGAGCTGTTCGACGCCGGGGGCCGGCCGCGCCCCGAGGTGCTGGCCTGCGTGCCCGAAGGCCCGCGCCGGCTGGGTGCCTCGCCGCACGCCAACGGGGGTGTGCTGCTGCGGGATCTGCCCCTGCCGCCGCTGGAGCGCTTCGCGGTGGAGGTCACGGCGCGCGGCGGTGCGCTGCACGAGCCGACCCGGGTACTGGGCGGGCTGCTCGAAGCCGTCATGGAGGCCACCGCGCAGCGCCGCGACTTCCGCGTCGTGGGCCCCGACGAGACCGCCTCGAACCGGCTGGAGGCCCTCTACGAGGCCACCGGCAAGGCCTGGCAGGCCGAGCGCCTCGACACCGATGAGCATCTCGCCCATGACGGGCGGGTCATGGAGGTGCTCTCGGAGCATCTGTGCCAGGGATGGCTGGAGGGCTATCTCCTCACCGGCCGGCACGGGCTGTTCTCCAGCTACGAGGCCTTCGCGCACATCGTCGACTCGATGGTCAACCAGCACATCAAGTGGCTGCGGACGTGCCGCCGGCTGCCCTGGCGGCGCCCGGTCGCCTCGCTGAACTATCTGCTGACCTCACACGTCTGGCGGCAGGACCACAACGGCTTCTCGCACCAGGACCCCGGCTTCGTCGACCACATCCTCAACAAGAGCCCGGAGGTGGTCCGGGTCTATCTGCCACCGGACGCCAACACCCTGCTCGCGGTGGCCGACCATGTGCTGCGCAGCCGCGACTACGTCAATGTGATGGTGGCCGGCAAGCAGCCGAGCTTCGACTGGCTCACCCTCGACGAGGCCCGCGCCCACTGCGCGCGCGGCGCCGGCGCCTGGGAGTGGGCGGGCACCGAGGACGGCAGCAGCCCGCCGGACGTGGTGCTGGCCTGCGCGGGGGACGTGCCCACGCTGGAGACCCTGGCGGCGGCCGCCCTGCTGCGCCGCCGTCTGCCGGAGCTGGCGGTGCGGGTGGTCAACGTCGTCGACATGGCCCGGCTGCTGACGCCCGGGGAGCACCCGCACGGCATGCCGGATGCCGAGTACGACGCGCTGTTCACCCGCGACAGGCCGGTCATCTTCGCCTACCACGGCTACCCGTGGCTGATCCACCGGCTCGGCTACCGGCGCGCGGGCCACGAGAACCTCCATGTGCGCGGCTACAAGGAGGAGGGCACCACCACCACGCCCTTCGACATGGTCGTCCGCAACGATCTCGACCGGTTCCGGCTGGTGATGGACGTGGTGGACCGGGTACCCGGCCTCGGGGTGCGCGCCGTCGCGCTGCGGCAGGAGATGGCCGACGCCCGTACCCGTCATCACGCCTGGATCCGGGAGCACGGCACCGACCTTCCGGAGGTCGCGGGCTGGACCTGGAGCGGCTGA
- a CDS encoding endonuclease translates to MSARGGQRALAHALLERHGETFAAQSGIRLGNTPQPLYQVLVLAGLLSARIRASVAVAAARALFDAGLRTPRRMAAATWQQRVDALGEGGYRRYDERTATQLGDGATLLLDTCGGDLRRMRAAAGGDVTALRRELQKVPGLGPTGSHIFLREVQDVWPEFAPYLDAKAVQGAERLGLPGDPRQLARLVGADRTAAFASGLVRAALDRSVAEDVREAAGA, encoded by the coding sequence GTGAGCGCCCGCGGCGGGCAGCGGGCCCTGGCGCACGCCCTGCTGGAGCGGCACGGCGAGACCTTCGCGGCACAGAGCGGGATCCGGCTGGGCAACACCCCGCAGCCGCTGTACCAGGTGCTGGTGCTGGCCGGGCTGCTCAGCGCGCGCATCCGCGCGTCCGTGGCGGTGGCGGCCGCCCGTGCCCTGTTCGACGCGGGACTGCGCACCCCGCGGCGGATGGCCGCGGCGACCTGGCAGCAGCGGGTCGACGCCCTGGGGGAGGGCGGCTACCGGCGCTACGACGAGCGCACCGCCACCCAGCTCGGCGACGGCGCCACGCTGCTGCTGGACACCTGTGGCGGCGATCTGCGGCGGATGCGAGCGGCGGCGGGCGGCGACGTCACCGCGCTGCGCCGGGAACTGCAGAAGGTCCCCGGCCTGGGGCCGACGGGCTCCCACATCTTCCTGCGGGAGGTGCAGGACGTCTGGCCGGAATTCGCCCCGTACCTCGATGCCAAGGCCGTCCAGGGCGCCGAGCGGCTGGGCCTGCCCGGCGACCCCCGGCAGCTGGCGCGCCTGGTCGGGGCGGACCGGACCGCAGCCTTCGCCTCCGGGCTGGTGCGCGCGGCACTGGACCGGTCCGTCGCCGAGGACGTACGGGAGGCGGCGGGGGCCTGA